In the genome of Siniperca chuatsi isolate FFG_IHB_CAS linkage group LG14, ASM2008510v1, whole genome shotgun sequence, the window tgagagtgagagaaaagagtgTTTGATTTGAGGATGAGAGGAGAGTTGATTAAGCGtgatagaggaggaggagagaaggatggAGGTGGGGGCAGTGAAGGAGGTCGGTCAGAGAAGGGAGGTTGGCGACAGACTGACTTCTGGAGGAAACCCGACCAGACCCTCAGAGCTCCACTGAAACAGCACTGCTAAAAATAAGACATGGGATGCTTCTTCTGCTGacaaaacaacatacacacaggctcTACATACAcaggtttttgtacagtaggcggacacccacacccacacacacaaacacacacacacacacacgctgcctAGTCACAATGGATGCACCCTCCCTCTGGTTAAATAACCCCTCATTCAACTCTAGGCTGCTGGGGAAAACATTGTCCATCTACCTCACAGTGCTTTTCCTTTACAAATGAGCTTAATAGCATTGAAATTCACTCAGTTCGTACAGTGCACGGTCCCTTTTTTGGTGTCAAACTGTTGTTACAGGTGTGTTACAAGTGTCTTTGTTCTCACTTTATGCCTTGGTGCTTTGCTCAGAGCCCCAGTCTGATATTCACCGTAGCGCAACGTTGgtttcttcattcattcttctTCAACCTTTTGTGGAGTTTTCTGAATGTCACTGTGGTCTAAGTTCTTAATCTCCCATGCTTCTTTTGATTATCTCTTTCTAGAGGACAGAAACTCTGTTGGCATAGACCATACACATCGCCACAGGCGTCTTTCCTTCCTGATTTGGTCCATCGCTCGTATCTGTGCTCTCTGCCTTCTCTTTGTAAAGGGTGGGGAGGAAGGAGGttgaacaataaataaatagatttgaaCACGTCCAGATTACACCACAGAATGCGGAGCGAAGAGATTTCTGTCTGAAAGTCTTAGTTAAGGTTGAAGGGCAGTCCAGCAAAGCACGACAGCTTCTTCAGGACGAGTTTGTTTTTAGGCATGAAGTCTCCAACATGAACAGGCACAGTAAAGCTTTGGTCCCTCCTGAGCTGGAGAAGAAGTAAATTCAAGGTACACAGGTGAACAACACTTCACGGTTGGTTGGTTGTTTGGCTTGTCGTATGTAGGTAGGTGGGTCACAATGGCATTGTCGTCACAATGTCGGCTGTGGCACTGTTGGCGACAGCGTTGCTTTGGCGGCAGCTGAGGGGAAATGGATTTACTTGGCCCCCATCCAGGCCTGTCATAATGGCTTCTCCAGGGCCTTGCTACGGAGCGAGGGATGACCGGGGTTAGGGTTGGAGGCGGAAATCTTGCGACACACAGTGTTGGTGTTGCTGCACCTGCAGCCGGGGCGCGTGGAGCGGTCGTGGGCACACTGGCACAGGGCAAGGCACAGCCTGGCAGGGGGGTAGCAGCAGAGGCAGGGCAGGCAGAGTGCCAGCATCCCCATGGTGCCCCAGCGGGCACAGGCGTGGGCTGGAGTGCAGGAGCACGGCCGGTCAGCACAGTTATCCTCGTCATCCTGGGCAGAGCAGTGGTAGAACAGGCCTTTAACACAGCACAAGCAGGTGCCATACTCCACGGCGCTTTCGGCAGAGCACAGACAGCGCTGTCCACAGGCCCAACAGGACGGCAGGCGGCGGGGAGTGCAGCACTCTTGGCACTTACAGCGACCACACCGCTCGCAGATGAACAAATGAAGGCCCAGCTCAGCCTCGTCCTCTGTCAGGCCTTTACCCAAGGAAGCATCAGGTTTGAGTTCTCCTTTAGGCTGAGAACGGACCACCGAACCTAGACCAGAGTGTGATGGTGTCAAACCTGCCAGTAGCCGCTGGTCTGAGGTGGCACTGGTCCGAGACATGGAAGAGCTTATCGTACTGGAACGGCTCAGGTGGGACAGATGAGCATGGTGCTGCTGACTTTGGCTACGGGGCACGCCCGAGTGGAAGGAAGGCTGTGGGTGGTGGGAGTATACTCCATGAGGGTAACGGTCATCATGGGCACAGAAAAATCCGGACTGGGATGCCGGTTCCAGCGCCACGGGCCTCTCCACATAGTCATTGTTGGCCCGGATGGCACGTATCTGGTCGAGCGAGAGCACTGGGACCTGCTGGAGGTCCAGCCCGTCCGGCTCCATCCTGAAAGAATGAGCAGGGTCCATCCTGGTGAGCCAAGCTGGGTGGCACCAGGGCTGCAGGCCGGGGCTGGGGCAAGGTGCTCCCAACGCTCACGGCACATCAGATAAACctgcaaacacagagagagaggaagcaacAGTGGTTAGTGATGTTGAATTTAACTTTCCATGATTCCATCATCAAATTCCAGATCATAAAATTCCAGCTTGTCATTTATCAGACaagttttattcataaaaacaacatgtaacaAAGAAAAGCCGGAGATTCTcagcatttgagaagctagatccagtgaatgtttggcatttttgattttcaAGACAAgtgattaattaatcaaaattgctatcagtcaattaatcaactaatcatttcagcactaaatgATTGATCCGTCTAACCCAGACAGGAGCACAGAAAGTAGTGTTGCTTTCTTTtactttaaagttataatccagaacattttcacataaaggtgtgtgtatttacgTATCTACTCTTAATTCTTAATCTCTGGTCCAAATGACATGATATGAGAACAATTCAGGCTATATTCTGTGTTCTCTCTTCCATGAGAGATTTTCCATTTGCTGTTCTCAGCACATCCTCTGGTGCACAAGAACTGATGCGTTTTTGTTTCTGGtctgtttaaaataaacagaaaaagattTGCCTAGTTAGCATGTGAACCAAAGCCTCAATGGCTAGACACCAAGAAGTACCACCTACAGAAAGTCAAATTGCATTAGCAGAAAACCCAAGGAAGAAATCATAGTCCAGCCCAGTGTTTGATTGACACATGAGCTCTGAGAATACAGCACACAAATGCTGTACACAAAGAGTTTTATCACTTACAATTTTACTTTTCCTCAGACAAGtggacaaaacaaatcaaaacacagcacagatgAAAAAAGAGCTTGGAAAGTTAGAAATTGTAGCATCTGACTAAAAAATCATTAAGTCACTTATTTGTGACAAGTTGTTTTGACATTACAATAATGGTTATTATGTGTAATTAAGCAAGAAAAACCCTGCTGCTTTCAGAGAAGAACTGAATCAAGTAACTAAAGAGTaataaaaatcacataattattaaaacttttttgCCTCGTTTATTGGCAGACAGGGGCTACCACATTACATACAGCAAACAGTAGCCTACTTTCCAATTATTTAAGCAGCACTCGATTAACGATGGATTTTGGCAGCACAGCATCTATACAACCATCAGCCATGCTATCATGACCACTGAGGTTCTCCAATGCTCAGGCTAAAACTATTATTAGCCTGCCAGAGCCAGAGAGATACGACCATGAGGTCCACACTATAATTTAGCATCTGTTgaaacacagctgctgctgccatggAGGAAACCcacctgcagacagagaagctggcagcatcACCAAGCAGTTAGAAAGACTAATGGAGGAACAGTAACATCATaggtttcattccaaaacaaaTTTTGTTGAATGAATCGACCAATATATTTCCTGTGGAAGGGTTAGAGCCTTTAGTTTACCTGCTAGGCTTTACAAGACTGCTCAAATATATATCAGTCCCATTCAGCAAATCTCattgaaaagatgaaaagattATTTTAGAAAACCAGTTGATAAATATAAAGTACACTGAGTTTTGGTCTGTGGTTCCAACCAAGCAGCAACCACGGCTAAATGCTGAAGCCAGTACAGAGATGCCTTTTTAGACATAGTTTCTTTAATGCTACCAATATCTGCctataaaaaaagtaaaaaacaactgttggactatttctttgTGAACTGTTTTCATTGGAAAGCATGTGGATTATCTGGAGTAAccgggacattgtttctggaagaATGACATGTTgggtttttgaaatattttgagcACCACTAGTAAAACTCTTGTTTACCTCCAGCTGAAATCTTACAGACAGATATCACAAAACTTTATGGCGTAAAATCAAAAGTATCTGCATGTACTGCATGTCTTTTTATAAATtgggtgaactgatcctttTAAGAGAGATTTGTTTTGGGGCGCATTTTCCTATCACACATAATGTGGTGGATTTCACTTGCTTGACCTCAATGACCGGGTTTTCTGACTTCAGTAAGCAATGAAGATGAGCAGTAAAACCAATATCCAGGCTTCCAAACAATCCTTTCAGAACATTGGTactacatccatgtttttctGCAGCTTCTGGTTCAAAAGGAATATTATTCAGTTTCTCAAAAAGATATTATTTGAGAAAGGACATACATTAATGGGTAGAGTCACACAATGGCTTTGACAATTCTAAGATGTTTAATCGTGGTAAACTGCTACTTATCACTGGTGAAACAGACCTAACTGTGGGTTAAACTGaccataaacacatttttaaaaataggtgATGATTTTAACTCTTTTTGGCTGTGCTAAGTAGCTATGGTATAAGCCAAATAACACACTTGCAGGCACACACAAAGGTGTTCATATATGAAAATAATAGGTGGAGGAATGTACACACAGTTCACTCTCTGCATATAGTGCACCGTGTACTCATTGTAATGCTGGGTAAGACTACAACTAAATGCTTAAaaggtaaatataaatatgagcaaaaaagactaaattaaataaaaggtcCAAGTCTAGTTGATTTGATTCCCTGCTCAGATATCAGATGAATGAAAAGACAGAACTCAGAAAAAGAAATTGATAGCTTGATATCTATTGCTCGCTTTCaaaggaaaatgtgtttctttgtatttgtgtgtatgataAATACAGTAGAAACCCTCCCCAAACAACAtgcacaaatactgtacactcatacacacacacacacacacacacacacacacacacacacacgcgcgctcAGCTATACATACACAATGAAACTGCAGTCTTGCCAAGTGGCCAAGGGGGAGAGATAGCTGGCTTGCTCCTCACATGGTGCCACTCTAATGAGGCCAAATGGAAATGCATTTAAAGCAGCTTAGATCATGAGATTAGATGGAGGGAGGTATGAGGGAGCAGAAGCAAATAACCATCTTAGGCCACATCCACGTGAATACAGATGCCTTCATAATACACTGTTAATGTATCAAGGATTTTCTGTCCAGATTGTTTATTGGATCGTTTTCTTATGGTTCACATCTACACTGACCTGCCAGAACAAAAGAGAAACGGTTGCAAAGCAATGCATTACCGCCGCCCTCTGTTAAGGCGTATGGTTGATAGGATAGCCCATTGTGATCGTTGAGGTGTTAGTATGCTTCAACCAAAGTGCTTGTTGATTttataaagtacaaaaaaattGTGCAATTTCCCAGAGTAATTTCAAATTGCTTGctttgtccaactaacagtcctaaaacccaaatatttcatatataaatAGTTTGCTACAGAAAACAATAAAGGCAGCAATAGATTTAAAAGGCTAATCAACtttcaaaattgttgcagattaattttctataATTTGATAGACTTCTTTCTTTCTAATCAATTAACTCaataatcgtttcagctctgcaATTAACTCCACTGTTATGTGTGGCATCAAACAAAACTCTTAACACATGTAAGTTATgatcaacaacaatttttttaataattgctCAGAATCACTACTTTTGGCCACAGACTTGTGTAGAATGTGATTGATGATCACGTTGTATTATTGCCCTGTTATGTACAGCTAAATAGTTAAATACCGAAAGtagaaaaaagacagacaagcGGCCTCAGGAAAGTGCAGTGCAAAAGCAATAAGAGAGGAGCTAAAAGAAGTAAGGATGGGGGATGTGGATGAAACCCAAGAATGGCAATCCATCAcgggagggaaggagagttgATTAGCAAGCCGGactgtaacaaaaataaaacacaatttaaaaagaacTCTTCCTGTCCTCGAGGCTTTCCAATGAGAGTCTTTTGAGCAAAACTGTGGCAGCCTGAGCATAAAGGTGCTCTACCCTACAGCGTCTCTCTGTATCTATCACTCACTCCCCTCCTTCCAGAGCTCTAGCTATAAAAGAGCAGATAAGAAGGCCCAGGTTGGTTAGATGAGGATGCATTTTCAAATTAGTCCGAGGAGAGACGAGAAGTCCTGGTGACTAATCACATCAGGCAGAGCGGTGGCCGCGGCTCGCTCCTACTCTGCCCGCCTATCAGCTCATCTAATTGTTAAAAAGAAGAGGCCTG includes:
- the LOC122888588 gene encoding protein sprouty homolog 3 codes for the protein MDPAHSFRMEPDGLDLQQVPVLSLDQIRAIRANNDYVERPVALEPASQSGFFCAHDDRYPHGVYSHHPQPSFHSGVPRSQSQQHHAHLSHLSRSSTISSSMSRTSATSDQRLLAGLTPSHSGLGSVVRSQPKGELKPDASLGKGLTEDEAELGLHLFICERCGRCKCQECCTPRRLPSCWACGQRCLCSAESAVEYGTCLCCVKGLFYHCSAQDDEDNCADRPCSCTPAHACARWGTMGMLALCLPCLCCYPPARLCLALCQCAHDRSTRPGCRCSNTNTVCRKISASNPNPGHPSLRSKALEKPL